The following proteins are co-located in the Deltaproteobacteria bacterium genome:
- a CDS encoding NAD-dependent epimerase/dehydratase family protein has translation MRVLIAGIDGYLGWPLALALAARGHELAGVDLFLRRRWVEEMGSHSAIPIASMHERLAAYREHFGAALWFREGDLRAPGFVRRVLAEFQPEAVVHLGEMPSAPYSMIDVDHAVFTQTNNIVSTLNLLFALRDTCPDTHLVKLGTMGEYGTPNLDIPEGFFEIEYRGRRDRLPFPRQAGSWYHLSKVHDSHNIMFACRTWQLRSTDVMQGIVYGTRTRQITSDARLGTRLDFDEAFGTVINRFCCQAVIGHPITLYGAAQRQRGFLPLRDSIQCLTLAIEHPPATGEYRVFNQLEAVYNLCQLAERVQRIGGEFGLAADIRRLDNPRVEAEAHYYNPDHQHLLDLGYRPTHDMDTELRVLLADLLPQRQRIVAKQAALVPGIHWDGRRRAARAVDEAVPGPAARRRQAS, from the coding sequence ATGCGCGTGTTGATTGCCGGCATCGATGGATATCTGGGCTGGCCTTTGGCGCTGGCGCTGGCCGCGCGCGGTCACGAGCTGGCGGGGGTGGACTTGTTCCTGCGACGCCGATGGGTGGAGGAAATGGGCAGCCACAGCGCAATCCCGATTGCCTCCATGCACGAGCGTCTGGCCGCCTATCGCGAGCACTTCGGCGCCGCCCTATGGTTTCGCGAAGGTGATTTGCGCGCCCCGGGGTTCGTGCGCCGCGTGTTGGCCGAGTTCCAGCCGGAAGCGGTCGTGCATCTCGGCGAGATGCCCTCGGCCCCTTATTCGATGATTGACGTCGACCACGCCGTCTTCACCCAGACCAACAACATCGTCAGCACGCTCAACCTCCTCTTCGCCTTGCGCGACACATGCCCGGACACCCACCTGGTCAAGCTCGGGACCATGGGTGAGTACGGCACGCCCAACCTCGACATTCCCGAAGGCTTCTTCGAGATCGAGTACCGCGGCCGCCGCGACCGCCTGCCGTTCCCCCGCCAGGCGGGCAGCTGGTACCACCTCAGCAAGGTGCACGACAGCCACAACATCATGTTCGCCTGCCGCACTTGGCAGCTACGCTCGACCGACGTCATGCAGGGCATTGTCTACGGCACTCGCACCCGGCAGATCACCAGCGACGCGCGACTGGGCACGCGCCTCGACTTCGACGAGGCCTTCGGCACCGTGATCAACCGCTTTTGCTGCCAGGCCGTCATCGGCCATCCGATTACGCTCTACGGCGCGGCGCAGCGCCAGCGCGGCTTTCTGCCTCTGCGTGATTCCATTCAATGCCTGACGCTGGCGATCGAGCATCCGCCGGCCACCGGCGAGTATCGGGTTTTCAACCAACTCGAAGCCGTCTACAACCTCTGCCAGCTGGCCGAACGGGTGCAGCGCATCGGCGGTGAATTCGGGCTCGCCGCCGATATTCGGCGCCTCGACAATCCCCGCGTCGAGGCCGAGGCGCACTATTACAACCCCGATCACCAGCACCTGCTCGATCTGGGATACCGCCCGACCCACGACATGGATACCGAGCTGCGGGTGTTACTGGCTGACCTGCTGCCCCAGCGCCAGCGCATCGTGGCCAAGCAGGCCGCGTTAGTTCCCGGCATTCACTGGGACGGCCGGCGCAGGGCCGCCCGTGCGGTTGACGAGGCCGTGCCGGGGCCAGCGGCCAGGCGCCGGCAGGCGAGCTGA
- a CDS encoding ABC transporter permease — MAEADSSPESRLVTRSAPPRRGQRLARYLELVWVLARRDFEARYRGNVLGLLTGLVIPLAFLVVYSFVFSSIAPVRVRPGADRADYALFVFAGLLPWAILADCAARAPRLICGNAHLVRRVAVPLSALPLSLVVAAYLQFLLGCVALFLVTWLIRGTPPWLVPLAPLALIGHLAFCAGVVWLLAAVGAFVRDLGDVVAPVLAMWLFVTPVLYPESNLAPLGWLQFVNPVSPHITIARNLMFDGQLPSPAAVMTSLGIGVVCGLGGWLTFRTVRPAFADVV, encoded by the coding sequence ATGGCTGAGGCGGATTCGAGTCCCGAGAGTCGTCTTGTCACCAGGAGCGCGCCACCGCGCCGAGGGCAGCGTCTTGCCCGCTACCTCGAGCTGGTGTGGGTGTTGGCGCGGCGGGATTTCGAGGCGCGCTACCGCGGCAACGTGCTCGGACTGCTCACCGGGCTGGTAATTCCACTGGCGTTCTTGGTGGTCTACAGTTTTGTTTTTTCCAGCATCGCGCCGGTACGGGTGCGTCCCGGCGCTGATCGAGCGGACTATGCCCTGTTCGTGTTCGCCGGCTTGTTGCCGTGGGCGATCCTGGCCGACTGCGCGGCGCGGGCGCCGCGGCTGATTTGCGGCAACGCGCATCTGGTGCGCCGGGTAGCGGTGCCGCTCAGTGCGCTGCCGCTGTCCCTCGTGGTGGCGGCCTACCTCCAGTTCTTGCTTGGTTGCGTGGCCTTGTTTCTGGTCACCTGGCTGATCCGCGGGACGCCGCCGTGGCTGGTGCCGCTGGCGCCGCTGGCGTTGATCGGGCACCTCGCCTTTTGTGCCGGCGTGGTCTGGCTGCTCGCGGCCGTCGGCGCGTTTGTGCGCGACCTCGGCGATGTCGTCGCGCCGGTGCTGGCGATGTGGCTGTTCGTCACCCCCGTGCTGTATCCGGAGAGCAACCTGGCGCCACTGGGTTGGTTGCAGTTCGTCAACCCGGTGTCGCCCCATATCACCATTGCTCGCAACCTGATGTTCGACGGCCAACTGCCTTCGCCCGCTGCGGTCATGACCTCGCTGGGCATCGGCGTGGTCTGTGGGCTGGGCGGCTGGCTGACGTTTCGCACCGTCCGACCCGCTTTTGCCGATGTGGTCTGA